The sequence AACTTGCTAGACTTAAGGAAGCTGAAGAGCAGAAAAAACGCGAAGAAGAGGAACGATTaaggaaagaagaagaggaacGACGTCGATTAGAAGAATTGGAACGGTTAGCTGAAGAGAAAAAACgcttaaaaaaggaaaaagaaaaggagaaGCTTCTAAAGAAAAAATTAGAAGGAAAGCTTTTAACTGGAAAACAAAAGGAAGAAGCTCGAAGATTGGAAGCAATGAGGAAGCAAATACTTGCAAATGCTGGGGGCTTGCAGTTACCTGGTGACAATACCGGAGCACCACCCAAGCGACCCCTCTATCAGAAGAAAAAATCAAAGGCACTGCCACAATCTAATGGAGCAGCCCCTGCAGTGGTTGAGAGCACAGACACAATGGGGATCCAGCAAGAAATTGCATCTGAGGTGGATTCTGTGGAAGCTGATAACATTGAGGAAGCTGAAGTATTGAGTGCTAAGGATAATGTAGAGGCTACTGATGTACTTGAAGAAAATGGAATGGAagaggaggaagaagaagaCGATGAAGATGATGCTGAGTGGGATGCTAAAAGTTGGGATGATGCAGATCTTAAGTTTTCAGGTAAAAGTGCATTTGCTGATGAAGAAGTCGACTCAGAGCCTCAGCCTTTGGTAAAAAAGGAGATAAAGAGTGCAAGGACTGCGGCTCAGGATGTTGAGCTGCCTTCTGTCGCAACCAAGTCAGTTGGATTGTCGGAGAAAGTTGCCTTGACTATGCCACGTAGATCCAATAATGTGGAAGTTACAAGGAAGGATTCTGAGGCTGCGGATGCagacaaaaacaacaacaaaattgCTGCTAATTCCAACAAGATAAAAAAAGTTCTTGTTAAAGAGGAAACTCCAAAATCGGATGATGCACCTGTACAGAACAGACAAAATCTCCGTTCACCAATATGTTGTATTATGGGCCATGTTGATACGGGCAAAACAAAATTGCTAGATTGCATAAGAGGTACTAATGTCCAAGAGGGTGAGGCTGGTGGGATTACTCAGCAAATTGGTGCAACCTATTTTCCTGCTGACAACATTCGTGAGAGAACTAGGGAACTAAAAGCTGATGCGAAGCTTAATGTCCCGGGTCTGTTAGTTATTGATACCCCGGGACATGAATCTTTTACTAATTTGCGTTCTCGAGGATCAGGATTATGTGATATTGCAATTTTGGTTGTTGACATAATGCATGGCTTGGAACCTCAGACCATTGAATCTCTCAATCTTCTGAAGATGAGAAATACTGAATTCATTGTCGCCTTGAATAAAGTGAGTGGGATTGTAATTCGTAACCTTTCCCTTGCAAGTTTTCTATATCAATATTTGGTGGTTCTTTATTTCCGTGACTCCTCCTTACGCCCTTGCAGGTGGACAGGCTATATGGTTGGAAAACATGTCCCAATGCGCCAATTATGAAGGCAATGAAGCAACAGTCAAGAGATGTTCAAATTGAGTTTAATATGAGGCTCACTCAGGTTATCTTGATCTTTTATGTTTTGTGTAATCTTCAGAATGGTTTTGCTgacatacatttttttttctgtttagGTTATCACACAGTTAAAAGAGCAAGGGCTTAACACAGAGTTATATtacaaaaacaaagaaatgggAGAAACTTTCAGCATTGTTCCCACTAGTGCTATAAGGTTTGTGATTCATAAGAACTTTATTAGTTTTTGTAGCTGGTTTGGTATTTTCGGTTGTCTTTTTTGTAGACTGTCAATATAACCTTCTCATGTTTGTGATTCTGGTTATAAAAGTGGTGAAGGCATCCCTGATTTATTGTTACTACTGGTTCAATGGACCCAGAAGACAATGGTCGAAAGGTTGACATTTAGCGATGAAGTGCAGGTTTGTTTCCTTTTATTTTCCCTGATTGTGAGAAATATTGTCCGATTGTGAGGCAGTGTTACTTACATCCTTCTGTGTGGCAGTGTACTGTTTTGGAGGTTAAAGTGATTGAAGGGCATGGAACAACTATTGATGTGGTGTTGGTAAATGGGGTACTTCATGAGGGGGACCAAATTGTTGTTTGTGGCTTACAGGtatgaatttcaagtttatttttatttttggatccTTTGTCGCAATATTCACACTCATTTACGATATTTTTAGGGGCCTATTGTTACTTCAATTAGAGCATTATTGACACCCCACCCGATGAAGGAGCTCCGAGTCAAGGTGAAGATTTCTTGATTATACAGTGTTTTTTACCTGAGAGCAGTCTTTGTTATTTGGTTTAAGCTACTTTCTTCCTTCAAATCATATTCTCTTCCACCTGCAATGTTTGTTGACTTAGCAAATATGCGAACACTTGAAATAGATACAAATCCATTTGGTCCTCCAGACTTTTATTAGTAATTATGAGATATCACTAATTCTACTATGTGAGGTGGCTACACCTTGTTGACAAGGTATGATCAGGAGTGTTATTTGTTACCCTTCGTTCTTGGAGATCATTGATAAAACAACTGATGATTTGGTCTTGGCAATGAGTGATGGACTACACGAGCTTTGGTTAACCAAATATGAATGGTAATATAGGCTCGGATTTGGATATGTAGCTTGCTTGAAATTTAAAACCTTGGAATAGAACGAACATATGTGCCCCAAGGTGGATATGGATGTTCAAGATAAGAATTAgaattaaaattgaataaaacCTCAAATGATATGATTTAGAGGATAAAGGTTTTTCTTTAATCCTCTTTAGTGATATCCGTGTTGAACAGGGTTCAAATGtccgattttttttataaccatGTAGTTTAGTACTTTAGTTGAATAATATAGATGGTGCTGATATTTTTTTTGGTGGAGGGCGAAGTTCTATAATCCATCACTGTTATTCACTAATTACCTCAGGTCTAACCCTGTTTTTTTATGGTCATTCCCACTAGTGACTTAGTTTTAGTGACGACTGCTTGTGTGAATCAAAGAATTTTGCGTGTTGTGTTAGCAGTGAGCACAGCTGTTACAAGTCATCCGTGTTTAGATTGTGAAATGTAGGTGTTTCCTTTTGTCTGGAGTATGACTAGGAGCTTATATGAATTTCCAGCATTTTATGCATCTTTCTTATTCTTACCCATTAATTCTCTCATGTTCTTACTGTTATTGAATTTGGTGGTAGATGTGAAAGAGAGttcaaacattttcatattGAGTGTTAGAACAAGAATTTTTTGGAAGTTCGTGGAagaatttttttcccaattatATTTTGGTCTTCGTTTTAAAAGTACTGTTACTGTGTTGTCATTTTGATGCTGTaggatcatttttttatttggagattgaagcatatttctttgatcatattttatattgtcAGCATGCTGTGATTGAAACGTAGATCCAAAAGTGATTGTTTCCATTGACTTACTTTCATTAAGATTAGGCTCGATATATTGGATGAAACCTCACAGTTTTGTCATTGTTTAAATCCAGGGAACTTATTTACATCATAGAGAAATCAAGGCTGCCCAGGGTATAAAGATCACTGCACAGGTAACTTGGTCAAAAGTTGCAAGGATCATAATGTTCAGATAGGTTGAAAAATGGCAAGGTTTGCTGATAAGTTCTTTTGGGTGCAAATAAAGACATTGACGTTAATACCTAAAATTGTTTTTGTAGGATGCCATGTTCTGGTTGTACTCTTTGGAAACTGATTTGAACTTCGATTTATGGACTCTATTTTTTGGGACTCCATATCATCTTTATTGAATCACTACTATGGCATACTGAGTGTGCTGGATTTTATAGCAGCCCCTCATTTTGTTACTTGGTAATCTGAAAACCCGACCTCTATGTTGGTGTGTCATCCACTGTtagattaattttctttttacccAGCAAACAAAGAATCCTGGTAGTCAAGGCATGCAAAGTATGCACCCATGTTCTTGAGCATCAATGTGCAATCCTTGCATCTTTCTGTCTTTCTTATGGCTAGGCGTAAACCTTCCATAGGGTAACCTCCATATGTGTCTCATAAACAGACACAagacatgcatacaagttttgCCTTTGTGGAGTCATTCCTAGCCTTGTTCTATCCTGTTTTTCTCCTCCTTCCCGTTCCTTTATTTGCGCTCATACCATACTTCAATcgttttttaaattattcattctTCTGCTTGTTGCTGAAAAATTCTGACACACAGCTATGAAGTTCTTGATGTTTGTAGATTTATGTGGTTGAGAGGAATTTTATGTTCTTAAATTGATTGTAATTTACTCAATATTTTTGAAGTGTGCTTGTGATTTTGCAGTTCATGATTTCTCGGGATTAagtgatgaaattattcaactacGTAATTTATGTTCTCAGAAATTTTTTGAATTGGCGATTTGTTtgtaatttagtaaataatgtGATTAATGGTGAAATTATATATTCTAATATGTTATGAAGTGCTGAAATAATTTGGCACTCACTTGGCAATTGTGCATGTTCAAGCGTTTAAGTTGGACTGCTGCTGATAACCTGTACCTCTATTTCTTGTTTTGCCTTATAGGGCCTTGAGCATGCCATTGCAGGCACCAGTCTGTACGTTGTGGGGCCTGGCGATGATTTGGATGACATCAAAGAGCAAGCTATGGAGGATATGAAGTCAGTGATGAGTAGGATCGATAAAAGTGGTGAGGGAGTTTATGTTCAAGCATCTACTCTTGGGTCATTAGAAGCATTATTGGAGTTCTTGAAGACTCCTGTTGTCAACATACCTGTCAGTGGTATAAGCATAGGCCCGGTACACAAAAAAGATGTGATGAAGTCAAGTGTTATGCTGGAGAAGAAAAAAGAGTATGGAACTATACTGGCCTTTGATGTTAAAGTGACACCAGAAGCTCGGGAACTGGCTGATGAACTTGGTGTGAAAATATTCATTGCTGACATTATTTACcacttatttgatcaatttaaGGCCTATATAGATAATCTTAAGGaggaaaagaagaaagaagctGCTGAAGAAGCAGTTTTTCCCTGTGTTCTCAAGATAATACCCAACTGTGTGTTCAATAAGAAGGATCCCATTGTCTTAGGGGTTGATGTCCTTGAAGGCATTGCGAAGGTAGATCATCAAACTATTCTTATTTCAAGCATCATATGGATCATAGTTATTAAAAGTTGAAATAAGCGTGCTTAATGCGTGCGCCTCTGCCAGGGCGCGAGGCATTCGAGAGGTGCAGAAGCATGTATTTGAAAGAAGTGGACTGATATTTTGTaggtaaataaaaattaactcgAGTTCAACCAATTTTGAAGCCCAATTAGGAAAGATCATGTctatttaatgataaaaaaaacctaTTGTCACTCACATGCAAGACTTTTTTTATAGAAAGTTCAGTAGTCCTCCATGCAAACATTTACGGTAATCTTCCCCCTATGATGATGATATAGTTGAGGGGGATGATgatgaatttgatgatttagatgaTATTGTAATCCTCTATGCAAATTTTTAGTCTAATTTTTTCTATTCTCATGACTCGTTTTgggagatgatgatgatgatgatctaGTTGACAGTGAAgaggaatttgatgatttaaatatttgaaattttttatatattaggAATTGATTATTTACTAATGAATTTCAGATGGTTAAAAGCTTTTTTTCTGATTCTGATTTACGCTATATTATCTattagtaaatttttatttataatgtttgttatttttgtgaaaaatatttaatatatgtaatattattataataaatcactttatatatattgaattttaaaatttatgtcaaATGCACTTTACTTCGATAAAGCGTACGTTTTGTCTTGCGCCTCAGGCTCGAGGCTACCTTAGTGTTTTAGTGCGTCTTGCGTCCTAAAGAACTGTGATATAGATATGTGCTCATCATCTCTAGTGTCCTAGTGCTCTGTTTGAAATTAAGTAAATGCTCTTAATGGAATCAAACCAGGCACATGCGATTGAAAATGATTAACGTGGTCATGGTACAAAGTGGatattaaattgattttcatGATGGTGGTTCTCCATTGTGAACTGAGAATGATCTGGAGAGTTCGCAGTGTAGAAGAAAAGTTAGCAACAGATTTTTCATTCAAGTTTTCCATTTACTGCCTTTCCCTTAGTTTTTATTGTTAAAGCATTCATTTTTGGTAGAAAATCGTCTCACTAACATGCAAATCTAAACAAGCTATACATTTACGAGGGAGGGAGAATTGTTTGGTGGGAAGTATCTCTTCGAGTGTGtatactttatatatatttgcatTGATCTTGATAGATTTGTCTGTTGTACTTTTTTTCTCTATATTTGTTGGGATCATAATTTGTTTTGAATTGAATTTATGCAGATTGGAACTCCACTGTGTGTTCCTCAGAGGGAATTTATTGATATTGGCCGTATAGCTTCAATTGAGAATAATCACAAGCCCGTTGATTATGCCAAGAAAGGCCAGAAAGTGGCCATTAAGGTTTGAGATTTAATTTCCTGCTAGATTTGATTTTCTGGGGACCTTGATCTGTGGTTTTCTTTTTGTTCGAATAATTAGGTCATTTAAATTGATTGTGAAACTGTGGCATTAACTTAATGTATTTGCTGTTTTTTAAGATGTTCCATACTGCATACCTTTATATGATATGGAATGTTTGACTCAAGTATCGACTTTTTCACTATGCTTTTTTTGTGGAAGTGACAGTTTTCTTTGCACAGATAATCGGTAGTAACTCTGAGGAGCAGCAGAAGATGTTTGGCCGGCATTTTGAGATTGAAGATGAGCTTGTGAGCAAAATCTCAAGAAACTCCCTTGATGCGCTGAAAGAACATTATGCGGTTAGTGAATTATGGGATTTTAATGCATATTTCTACTTACTTACTCCATGACTATTTGTTTTGGCTGACAAGTACATGATCCTTGGAGAATGAGGCATATCCTCTTATTTTGAAAAGCTTGCTTATGTGTTAGAAGTTAAAAGGTTAAATTATAACACTTCTTTTGTTGCTCAATTGAATATGCACAGGAAGACTTGTCCGTTGAGGAGAAAAGATTACTCTTCAAATTGAAAAAACTTTTCAAGATACCATGAGTTCTTTACTCGTACCCATTGGAAAGGAACTGTATGGGGGATCGCTCCTTGTCACTTGACTGTAACTGAGGATTATGTATCTCATGAAGAAAAACTGAGGACAACGCAGATACCTGGTCGAATAATTCTTCAAACTACGGAGTTTTACTTCTTCAAGATACTCTGAGCCATTCCGAGCTACCCGTGGAGGTGGAGGCTCGTGTCGGTATTGCTTGTGCCCGGTTTTTTTGTGCTTCAGTTTTGCTGATAATTTCACTGGAATGTCTGAATAAGAGATCCATCTTGGGTGGGAAGCTACACTACACTTGATGATAATTTATCGTTTGCGTGTTTTTTAAACTATGGtccaaattttgattttgcCATTGTAAAAATTTGGTGAatggtgtttttttttataattatttttattttggtacGCGCGTTCGATATTATGCCTGTGGCGGAGGATGATTAATATGCTAAATCAAACACCATCTTTAGGCTGAATTTTACTTTGGGTTGATTTTGGATGGATGGATTAAGGAATTTAATTTGACGATTTTTGCTTGGTTGTATTTGGGTGGATGTGTTTAAGGAAAGAAATTTAATTTGACGCTTTGAAATCTATCACAATTCGTTCTCCGAACGAAGCTAGATAGTCTCCTAtcataagaaaaaataatatgtgattCAATCTTTCCTGTTCTTAGTGGCACAAATTTTTGTTCATAGTTGTTTAACGTAATCCAATCTGTCCGGTGGTATGGAAAACAAATCCTCGAAGTATTAGTCTGTCTGCCAGACATGATATCTCGGATGGAGACAATATATTCTAATATTCCAGTGATCAAGGTGGCAGATCCTAAAAATGCTTATCTATATCGCAGGCTTCCGTTAACAAATGTGGTTAAATGAAAAGAGATTGCATTTAGACTAAAGTATTCGAGgtttgattttcaataaatatatcaaatttattatgtttcaaaattgaaacttgaaaaatttgaaattcttttTGTTGATGCATAGCATAAATCCATACGAAAGCACACCGGATAAAAATACTATAACATTTGTCAAcagttttttaaattaaaacaaccccattaaattttgtttcatcTTAGCTCATActattgaaaaattattattttgggtttatattatatttttcctgaatttttaataaatattatttttgacatGTAAAGTACATGGTGCTTcaggaaaaaaacaaaaagttgCATGAcaatttgtcaaaataaaacaaaaaataaaagtatgcTCCAACCTTCTACAtgaaaaaatctgaaatatcttATCCTACTTACATTATAAAAGGTCGAACACTTCCCAAAAGAATTTCCAATACCGACACATGATATGCAATCTaatgtaattaaattttttgtaaaataaattatttttattattcaacATCAAAGTTTTCGAAATAttgtacaaaaataaaaataccacAGAGATCACCAACAGTTATTAATCAAAACATTTGGGTTGACAGTGTCTTCGATCAGCTTAACATGATCTTAACAAAGCCTACTTAATCCGTACACAAAGATGGCAAGATGTAGCCATAATCACAGTTCAAGAACCGGGATTCAGCACGACTTGATAAAATCATGTATACAGCTGCACTATATCATAATGCTAATAGTCAGAAAGTAGCAATCAAGGAACTTAAAACATGCAAAAGTGTCCCCTCCAAGAATTCAATTTGGACTTCCATCTTCATCGACTACCTATATCCGATCACTCGAGTTTCGACTCCCTCTAATCTGAAAAGTCAGTGTCATCTTCTTTAGTTATGTAGCTTGATACAACCAGAAATAGAAGAATAAAAAGTTTTCCAACAAAATTGGTGGATTATGTAGTGCAAATAAATAAGTGATAGTTATGCAAATAACTATTGAGGTGTAAAGTGCATTGGCATATGTGAATAATAGAATAGCAAAGAGTTATAAGGAGTGGGTAGTTGGTATCAAGGTATAAATAGCTTTGTACGCTCATGATTGAGGGCAAGGAggatattaataaaaaaattctaaaccATTCTCTTCTCTATTCCCTTCTCTGCTTCCTCTGTGTTCTTAAGTTTCAGGAGGGCGGCTTCCTCGAACAAGCTTCATCCTATCATAGCTACTCCACTTTGACACTGGTCCATTTGTAGCTATTTTATGATTACTTTGACCATTGGAACTATTTTCGTGCCGCTTGGAAGTAGATACAACAGTTTTCTTTGCTAAATTGCCGTTATCATCTAGAATttgatgttagagtagatgccctgcaagccaacggttggctagataatttattgactcaagtgtaataaacaatctttattttaatataatttaacttt comes from Primulina huaijiensis isolate GDHJ02 chromosome 2, ASM1229523v2, whole genome shotgun sequence and encodes:
- the LOC140966106 gene encoding uncharacterized protein → MVRKKPTARDEESSAIGGGTGESKKKAFLIDDDEYSIGTELSEEAVVPEEKVAPAGNRKKGKKGGSNKRDLKDEDEEVHDDKVDEEDDIKFVGKKKTKGKNGSNSIFSNSNFGLLGEDENEGDAESKNDEDSEDVTTFTGKKKQSNIKRIGGGTGFRSSVFDALSDEDEEQTVTDDDAAMISLPGKKKPSKSKKSSGNASSAAGFDALDGEDEMEDLSFKEDDEDDLGISFAGKKKKKSSKGSKKSFGNSFTAAVLDVENEEDTAVSELGDHLVRGGDDDQEEDVLAIKFSGKKKSSKKKNTSFNSANEIGNGDASSHVLEPNQPTADAFSKESDDLKNQKQLNEGVPEISKNKKKKKKGGKAVQEEEDLDKILAELGEAPPVSKTVPTLTSAPIAPPPVEKVQNQSQLEEVAGDKEAEEEEPMESATSKKKKKKKEKEKEKKAAAASLATEEKQEETKIDMKSKVADKKVSKQVREMQEKLARLKEAEEQKKREEEERLRKEEEERRRLEELERLAEEKKRLKKEKEKEKLLKKKLEGKLLTGKQKEEARRLEAMRKQILANAGGLQLPGDNTGAPPKRPLYQKKKSKALPQSNGAAPAVVESTDTMGIQQEIASEVDSVEADNIEEAEVLSAKDNVEATDVLEENGMEEEEEEDDEDDAEWDAKSWDDADLKFSGKSAFADEEVDSEPQPLVKKEIKSARTAAQDVELPSVATKSVGLSEKVALTMPRRSNNVEVTRKDSEAADADKNNNKIAANSNKIKKVLVKEETPKSDDAPVQNRQNLRSPICCIMGHVDTGKTKLLDCIRGTNVQEGEAGGITQQIGATYFPADNIRERTRELKADAKLNVPGLLVIDTPGHESFTNLRSRGSGLCDIAILVVDIMHGLEPQTIESLNLLKMRNTEFIVALNKVDRLYGWKTCPNAPIMKAMKQQSRDVQIEFNMRLTQVITQLKEQGLNTELYYKNKEMGETFSIVPTSAISGEGIPDLLLLLVQWTQKTMVERLTFSDEVQCTVLEVKVIEGHGTTIDVVLVNGVLHEGDQIVVCGLQGPIVTSIRALLTPHPMKELRVKGTYLHHREIKAAQGIKITAQGLEHAIAGTSLYVVGPGDDLDDIKEQAMEDMKSVMSRIDKSGEGVYVQASTLGSLEALLEFLKTPVVNIPVSGISIGPVHKKDVMKSSVMLEKKKEYGTILAFDVKVTPEARELADELGVKIFIADIIYHLFDQFKAYIDNLKEEKKKEAAEEAVFPCVLKIIPNCVFNKKDPIVLGVDVLEGIAKIGTPLCVPQREFIDIGRIASIENNHKPVDYAKKGQKVAIKIIGSNSEEQQKMFGRHFEIEDELVSKISRNSLDALKEHYAEDLSVEEKRLLFKLKKLFKIP